In Prosthecobacter sp. SYSU 5D2, one genomic interval encodes:
- a CDS encoding tetratricopeptide repeat protein, which produces MKLKLALLVAWVMSVQVLWGGVYEDGLEAKKAGRHEEAALLLGQATAAAPQNVEAWYHYGTVLGWLKRHEEARVALGRGLSLAPQDFDLRLGEARVLAWMEDYAGADERLVKLEAEFPDNLDVAVMRSRVAGWRGDRAEARHRYEAILQTDPRQIDALTGLGDLEAEAQKTDEARSLYERALQVEVSPDVQRRLDGLKSQPRQRVDMGMTGSTFTQGERDEWWSIYASYGQKVLGWDAWLRTEVGERFGLQDETWEVGLGGQVLPSLQATLYGGVTPDADFSADWYADASLRWRVFDDLGFLDEGWLLIEGRWADYAVSGLLVSRVGWEQRLARHWTLNARWLHFAYDSGLSADGWLAFVAWEPRDRLQFRLGAGSAVESLTNQTLNTERAIPSWTVFAGVTVPLTERWQVRLDFEREDVQDRLVRYGLAVGLTCFF; this is translated from the coding sequence ATGAAGCTGAAACTTGCGCTCCTGGTCGCATGGGTGATGTCCGTCCAGGTTCTCTGGGGGGGCGTCTATGAGGATGGCCTGGAGGCGAAAAAGGCCGGACGTCACGAGGAAGCAGCGCTCCTGCTGGGACAAGCCACGGCCGCAGCTCCGCAGAATGTAGAAGCCTGGTATCACTACGGCACGGTGCTGGGCTGGCTGAAGCGGCATGAGGAGGCCCGGGTGGCCCTGGGGCGGGGATTGAGCCTGGCCCCGCAGGATTTCGATCTGCGCCTGGGTGAGGCCCGGGTGCTGGCCTGGATGGAGGACTATGCCGGGGCGGACGAGCGGCTGGTGAAGCTGGAGGCGGAGTTCCCGGATAATCTCGATGTGGCCGTGATGCGCAGTCGCGTGGCAGGATGGCGCGGTGATCGGGCGGAAGCGAGGCACCGTTATGAGGCCATTTTGCAAACAGACCCACGCCAGATTGATGCGCTGACGGGGCTGGGAGATCTGGAAGCAGAGGCGCAAAAGACCGATGAGGCGCGCTCCCTTTATGAGCGGGCTCTGCAAGTGGAGGTATCCCCGGATGTACAACGCCGCCTGGACGGGCTGAAATCCCAACCGCGGCAGCGGGTGGATATGGGAATGACAGGCAGCACCTTTACCCAGGGTGAAAGGGATGAATGGTGGAGCATCTATGCCTCGTATGGGCAGAAGGTGCTGGGCTGGGATGCCTGGCTCCGCACGGAGGTGGGGGAGCGTTTTGGCCTGCAGGATGAGACCTGGGAAGTGGGCTTGGGCGGGCAGGTGCTGCCCAGTCTGCAGGCCACCCTTTACGGTGGGGTGACACCGGATGCGGACTTCAGCGCGGACTGGTATGCAGATGCCTCCCTGCGCTGGCGTGTGTTTGACGACCTGGGTTTTCTGGATGAGGGCTGGCTGCTGATTGAGGGCCGCTGGGCGGACTACGCCGTCTCCGGTCTTTTGGTCAGCCGTGTTGGCTGGGAGCAGCGCCTCGCACGCCACTGGACCCTGAATGCACGCTGGCTGCACTTCGCCTATGACAGCGGGCTGAGTGCGGACGGCTGGCTGGCCTTTGTGGCGTGGGAACCGCGGGACCGTCTTCAGTTCCGGCTGGGTGCGGGGAGCGCCGTGGAGTCCCTGACGAATCAGACGCTGAATACAGAACGCGCCATCCCCTCCTGGACGGTCTTTGCCGGAGTAACTGTGCCGTTGACGGAGCGCTGGCAGGTGCGCCTGGATTTCGAACGGGAGGATGTCCAGGACCGCCTGGTGCGGTATGGGCTGGCTGTGGGGCTGACCTGCTTTTTCTGA
- a CDS encoding glycosyltransferase has protein sequence MTDTDWTQSIWFTGSIWVAATFILLLQTVQNSIYLLHLCRAVPEFMHSRSRASRLREWWLLNSQATPRVSLLVPGYNEEATIVESLRSMLTLKYPEYEIIVVNDGSKDRTLARLIEAFSLHPVQKTIPGRVSYQPIRGIYACKEIPNLLVVDKQNGGKADALNAAMDLSDCPYVCSVDADSLLDSDALLRAVRPFIDAPDTTMAVGGTIRVVNGCSVKAGQITEVRPPRHWVELFQTVEYLRAFLLTRMAWTRSQSVTIISGAFGIFRTETLLELGGYEHGTVGEDMELVVRMHRWAGEAGVKHAVWHVPDPVCWTEAPSTLDILSRQRTRWQRGLCDTLWRHRDMLLRPKYGSVGMVALPSFVLFDIISPLLELVGLLLVPLCYLAGILSLEFFIAYCAVVFGFGLCLSLSSMIIAELSLQHHRRVRDLIWLGMGAIVENFGYRQLNSWWRVKGIWQFLRKKQGWGDMPRRGFTKAA, from the coding sequence ATGACGGACACGGACTGGACACAATCTATCTGGTTCACTGGCTCCATCTGGGTGGCCGCCACTTTCATCCTGCTTTTACAAACGGTACAGAACAGCATCTACCTGCTTCATTTGTGCCGGGCGGTACCGGAGTTCATGCACTCGCGCAGCCGCGCCTCCCGCCTGCGGGAGTGGTGGCTGCTGAATTCCCAGGCCACCCCGCGCGTCTCCCTGCTGGTTCCGGGCTACAATGAGGAGGCCACCATTGTGGAAAGCCTGCGCTCCATGCTGACTCTGAAGTATCCTGAGTATGAAATCATCGTGGTCAATGACGGGTCCAAGGACAGGACCCTGGCGCGGTTGATTGAAGCTTTCTCTCTGCATCCCGTCCAAAAAACCATTCCTGGACGAGTCTCCTACCAGCCCATCCGGGGCATCTATGCCTGCAAGGAAATCCCCAACCTGCTGGTCGTGGACAAGCAAAATGGCGGCAAGGCCGATGCCCTTAACGCGGCCATGGATCTGTCCGACTGCCCCTATGTCTGTTCCGTGGATGCCGATTCGCTGCTGGATTCGGACGCCCTGCTGCGGGCCGTCCGCCCCTTCATTGATGCGCCAGACACAACGATGGCCGTGGGCGGCACCATCCGTGTGGTGAATGGATGCAGTGTCAAAGCCGGTCAGATCACGGAGGTCCGCCCGCCCCGGCACTGGGTGGAACTTTTTCAAACCGTGGAATACCTTCGCGCTTTCCTGCTCACTCGCATGGCGTGGACTCGCTCCCAGTCCGTGACGATCATCTCCGGTGCCTTCGGTATCTTCCGCACGGAGACGCTGCTAGAGCTGGGAGGCTATGAGCACGGCACCGTGGGCGAGGACATGGAACTGGTGGTGCGCATGCACCGCTGGGCAGGAGAAGCGGGCGTGAAACACGCCGTCTGGCACGTACCGGACCCCGTCTGCTGGACGGAGGCCCCATCCACCCTGGACATCCTGTCCCGCCAGCGCACGCGATGGCAGCGTGGCCTGTGCGATACGCTTTGGCGGCACCGCGACATGCTGTTGCGGCCGAAATATGGTTCGGTAGGCATGGTGGCGCTGCCCTCCTTTGTGCTGTTTGACATCATCAGTCCGCTGCTGGAGCTAGTAGGCCTGCTGCTGGTACCGCTGTGTTATCTGGCAGGCATCTTGAGCCTGGAGTTTTTCATTGCCTATTGCGCGGTAGTCTTCGGCTTTGGCCTCTGCCTGAGCCTCAGCTCCATGATCATCGCGGAGCTTTCCCTCCAGCATCACCGCCGGGTGCGAGATCTGATCTGGCTGGGCATGGGAGCCATCGTTGAAAACTTCGGCTACCGCCAGCTCAACAGCTGGTGGCGGGTGAAGGGTATCTGGCAGTTCCTGCGCAAAAAACAGGGCTGGGGAGACATGCCGCGCCGGGGATTCACCAAGGCTGCGTGA
- a CDS encoding HEAT repeat domain-containing protein, producing the protein MESGLFILTCAALALLALALVLWMVLLGYRLVDNRQRARRVVMADEWLLKLLPVLEMETSVTSLPKVRGGNEMEAVLSLLRDLMERFRGQYRDQLREILVHIGGADFGLRLLRQRHVTSRLRGCALLGWTGESPAVNAALRLALQDEAKEVRMEAAYALALRGPTGLGVREVLESLEEKDALASDRLRDVVRMLAPGRSQELARLLPGAATPRLRVLLLDGLSAAGDLAHSDLIATQLQDAAPAVRAAAVLALERLGDPMQISRVGLLAQDPSPKVRLAAAHYLVSMGPDTEALQWLENLVLDENYEVKRQAVHGLAKVGGRAWQRLRDQPPEDSLVQALIREITSPLLPISTLEATA; encoded by the coding sequence ATGGAATCAGGACTTTTTATTCTCACTTGTGCCGCCCTGGCTCTGCTGGCGCTGGCTTTGGTCTTGTGGATGGTCTTGCTGGGCTACCGGCTGGTGGACAACCGTCAGCGGGCCCGGCGGGTGGTCATGGCGGATGAATGGCTGCTGAAACTGCTGCCGGTGCTGGAGATGGAGACTTCTGTGACCAGCCTTCCAAAGGTGCGCGGCGGCAATGAGATGGAAGCGGTGCTGAGCCTGCTGCGGGATCTGATGGAGCGCTTTCGCGGACAGTACCGGGATCAGTTGCGGGAGATCCTGGTCCATATTGGGGGCGCTGACTTTGGCCTGCGGCTGCTGCGGCAGAGACACGTCACCTCACGCCTGCGCGGCTGTGCGCTACTGGGCTGGACGGGAGAAAGTCCTGCGGTGAATGCAGCACTGCGGCTGGCTCTGCAGGACGAGGCTAAGGAGGTGCGTATGGAGGCCGCTTATGCGCTGGCTTTGCGAGGTCCCACAGGCCTGGGAGTGAGGGAGGTGCTGGAGTCTCTGGAGGAAAAGGACGCCCTGGCCTCAGACCGTCTGCGGGATGTCGTGCGCATGCTTGCCCCAGGGCGCAGCCAGGAACTGGCACGGCTGCTACCGGGGGCCGCCACCCCAAGGCTGCGCGTGCTGTTGCTGGACGGGCTTTCCGCCGCTGGGGATCTGGCACACTCTGACCTCATCGCCACACAGTTGCAGGATGCCGCCCCAGCGGTGCGGGCCGCCGCAGTGCTGGCATTGGAGCGGCTGGGGGACCCGATGCAAATTTCCAGGGTGGGCCTGCTGGCACAAGATCCCAGTCCTAAAGTGCGCCTGGCCGCTGCGCATTATCTGGTGAGCATGGGGCCGGATACAGAAGCCCTGCAATGGCTGGAAAATCTGGTCCTGGATGAAAATTACGAGGTGAAACGCCAGGCCGTGCATGGACTGGCCAAAGTGGGTGGACGGGCCTGGCAAAGGCTGCGGGACCAGCCGCCTGAGGATTCCCTGGTCCAGGCGCTGATCCGGGAGATCACGTCTCCCCTGCTGCCCATCTCAACCCTGGAGGCAACCGCATGA
- a CDS encoding response regulator has protein sequence MRSRSWWGLATAAGVILIIPLVMGFLLLEQSRQAEASYEKVQHTHEVREKLEAIRDLARDAESVQRAFLLTRNAGFETDFRALIQSSPRLVQEFKNLIQDNAEQTAQFGKCLIILQDRLRSLSANARDVTTLDKESLLKRLMLGAQKSAELETQIAKMDREELRLLNLRTARFVEANKSFRNIAGWTVAGGLVVLLAVGTMLFQENRARAQYEVKLADARDAALDAVKTTSAFVASVSHEIRTPMNGVLGTADLLLRDVSLTPKQRDGLDTIRTSGRSLLAIINDILDLSKLQAGEMAFINEPFSPAAVVEEVISLFASTTARKGLELTSHLSPDVPLQMRGDRLRLRQILLNLVSNSVKFTEHGGVTVHVVRRREVESDGRVCLRFDVSDTGPGIAKEVQNRLFQPFAQVDVKLAQRHGGTGLGLAVSRELVQRMNGVMSVESTLGHGATFWFTAVFGEVDNMTVARTLESRPLLILENRPMTADALQTHATAWGLNPRIYGRIDEVPAESPWEAEPPVQAVIIGSSVARDWLDSLRRLRSRDWLASVPVFVMTDQEELNDDQLKQESIAGMLNYPFRPSELYDRLAGVAEPKAPIHLPDRLELAPARLIVADDNPVNQRVIRNQLEHLGMEVVLCSDGLEAVARVQEEAGVLVLMDCQMPEMDGFEATRTIRQWEHSLGRKPIPIIAVTAHVMSGDAEQCLQSGMNAYLSKPVELDRLQQMLFTWLPRTGSASANGSGSLKTSISPTMADPVPVNEAQLRGCLTGEPELDADLVQMAVTQVAETLVKMKTALQEGSDAAWRQAAHRARGSCGTMGFSFIAELFQVAEFEATSQEARNRVLADLHEALPALVARLAALDFTATLPSLTET, from the coding sequence GTGCGTTCCAGATCCTGGTGGGGGCTTGCCACAGCGGCAGGGGTCATTCTCATCATCCCGCTGGTCATGGGTTTCCTGCTTTTGGAACAGTCCCGGCAGGCGGAGGCCAGTTATGAAAAAGTGCAGCACACCCATGAGGTAAGGGAAAAGCTCGAGGCGATCCGTGACCTCGCCCGGGATGCGGAGAGCGTGCAGCGCGCTTTTTTGCTGACCCGGAATGCCGGCTTTGAGACAGATTTTCGTGCCCTCATTCAGTCCAGCCCCCGTCTAGTACAGGAGTTTAAAAACCTGATTCAGGACAATGCGGAGCAGACGGCCCAGTTCGGAAAATGCCTCATAATCCTGCAGGATCGCCTGCGGTCGCTCAGCGCCAATGCCAGGGATGTGACCACTTTGGATAAGGAGAGCCTGCTCAAGCGGCTCATGTTAGGTGCTCAAAAATCAGCCGAGCTGGAGACGCAAATCGCCAAGATGGACCGCGAGGAGTTGCGCCTGCTGAATCTGCGCACCGCACGGTTTGTAGAAGCGAACAAGTCCTTCCGCAATATCGCGGGCTGGACGGTGGCGGGCGGTTTGGTTGTTCTTTTGGCCGTGGGGACCATGCTTTTCCAGGAAAACCGCGCGCGGGCCCAGTATGAGGTAAAACTGGCCGATGCCCGCGATGCCGCCCTGGATGCGGTGAAGACAACGTCCGCCTTTGTGGCCTCCGTCAGTCATGAGATCCGCACGCCTATGAATGGCGTGCTGGGAACGGCAGATCTGCTGTTGCGGGATGTCTCCCTCACGCCCAAACAGCGCGATGGGCTGGACACCATCCGCACATCAGGCCGCTCCCTGCTGGCCATTATCAATGACATCCTGGATCTGTCGAAGTTGCAGGCCGGAGAGATGGCCTTCATCAACGAGCCTTTTTCCCCCGCCGCAGTGGTGGAGGAGGTCATCAGTCTTTTTGCCTCCACCACTGCGCGCAAAGGGCTGGAACTCACCTCCCATCTCTCTCCCGATGTGCCGCTGCAGATGCGTGGCGACCGCCTGCGGCTGCGGCAGATCCTGCTGAATCTGGTGTCCAACAGCGTTAAGTTTACTGAGCACGGTGGCGTCACTGTCCATGTGGTCCGGCGGCGGGAGGTGGAGTCGGATGGCCGGGTCTGCCTGCGGTTCGATGTCAGCGATACGGGCCCAGGCATCGCCAAGGAAGTGCAGAACCGCTTGTTCCAGCCCTTTGCCCAGGTGGATGTGAAGCTGGCCCAGCGGCATGGCGGAACCGGACTTGGCCTGGCCGTTTCGCGTGAACTGGTACAGCGGATGAACGGGGTGATGAGTGTGGAAAGCACCCTCGGCCACGGTGCCACTTTTTGGTTCACCGCCGTGTTTGGGGAGGTGGATAACATGACCGTGGCCCGCACCCTGGAATCCCGGCCGCTGCTCATTTTAGAAAACCGTCCCATGACGGCAGATGCGCTGCAGACTCATGCAACGGCCTGGGGGCTGAATCCGCGCATCTACGGCCGGATAGACGAGGTGCCTGCGGAGTCACCTTGGGAGGCTGAACCACCTGTGCAGGCCGTGATCATTGGCTCCAGCGTGGCCCGGGATTGGTTGGACTCCTTGCGCCGGCTGCGCAGCCGTGACTGGCTGGCATCCGTTCCGGTCTTTGTCATGACCGATCAGGAGGAACTGAATGATGATCAGTTGAAGCAAGAATCCATCGCAGGAATGCTGAACTACCCGTTTCGGCCATCGGAGCTATATGACCGCCTCGCCGGCGTGGCTGAGCCAAAAGCCCCCATCCACCTGCCAGACCGTCTGGAACTGGCTCCTGCGCGCCTCATTGTGGCTGATGACAACCCGGTCAATCAGCGCGTGATACGCAATCAGCTGGAACACCTCGGCATGGAAGTTGTCCTCTGCAGCGATGGCCTGGAGGCGGTCGCCCGGGTGCAGGAAGAGGCTGGCGTGCTTGTACTGATGGATTGCCAGATGCCGGAGATGGATGGCTTTGAGGCCACCCGCACCATCCGCCAGTGGGAGCACAGCCTGGGGCGCAAGCCCATCCCCATCATCGCCGTCACTGCCCATGTCATGAGCGGGGATGCGGAGCAATGTCTGCAATCCGGGATGAACGCCTACCTGTCCAAGCCTGTAGAACTGGACCGCCTGCAGCAGATGCTTTTCACCTGGCTGCCCCGCACCGGCAGTGCCTCCGCAAATGGCTCCGGCAGCCTGAAAACCTCCATCTCCCCAACCATGGCCGACCCCGTCCCGGTCAATGAGGCACAACTGCGCGGTTGCCTCACCGGAGAGCCCGAGCTGGATGCAGACCTCGTCCAGATGGCGGTCACCCAGGTCGCCGAGACACTGGTAAAAATGAAAACTGCCCTCCAGGAAGGATCGGACGCGGCTTGGCGGCAGGCCGCGCACCGGGCCCGGGGCTCCTGCGGCACGATGGGTTTCTCTTTCATCGCCGAGTTGTTTCAGGTGGCTGAGTTTGAGGCCACCAGCCAGGAGGCGCGCAACCGCGTGCTGGCAGATCTTCACGAGGCCCTGCCCGCCCTGGTGGCCAGGTTGGCCGCACTGGATTTCACCGCCACCCTCCCGTCGCTGACCGAGACCTGA
- a CDS encoding TSUP family transporter, whose translation MTPTVVLLLFLAGLSAGFIDAIAGGGGLISVPALLWAGLPPQMALGTNKMQSTWGTMLAVRRYMQAGLVKWSEVRLAVAVTFVFAMLGTFVVTQVSNELLKKIVPWLLLGIAAYALLNPGFGQQKVRQRLSPRVFACLGGSVLGFYDGFFGPGTGSFWTVACLSLLGLELTRATAYTKVVNLTSNLASLLVFILAARIRYDIAVVMIAGQLIGARLGSGLVIRHGAPFVRIVFLIVVFAMVMKLLWDQWTAGA comes from the coding sequence ATGACGCCTACTGTTGTCCTGCTTCTTTTCCTGGCCGGGCTGAGCGCGGGGTTCATTGATGCCATCGCGGGCGGTGGCGGGCTGATCTCGGTGCCAGCGCTGCTGTGGGCCGGGCTGCCGCCGCAGATGGCGCTGGGGACGAACAAGATGCAGAGCACCTGGGGGACGATGCTGGCGGTGCGCCGGTACATGCAGGCAGGGCTGGTCAAATGGTCCGAGGTGCGGCTGGCGGTGGCGGTGACTTTTGTCTTCGCCATGCTGGGTACTTTTGTGGTCACACAGGTGAGCAATGAGCTGCTGAAAAAGATTGTGCCCTGGCTGCTGCTGGGCATCGCCGCGTATGCGCTGCTGAATCCGGGGTTTGGCCAGCAGAAGGTCCGGCAGCGGCTCAGCCCCAGGGTTTTTGCCTGTCTAGGTGGGAGTGTGCTGGGTTTTTATGACGGTTTTTTCGGCCCAGGCACGGGCTCCTTTTGGACGGTGGCCTGCTTGTCCCTGCTGGGCCTGGAGCTGACCCGCGCCACGGCCTATACGAAGGTGGTGAATCTGACGAGCAACCTGGCCTCGCTGCTGGTCTTTATCCTGGCGGCGCGCATCCGCTATGACATCGCGGTGGTGATGATTGCCGGGCAGTTGATTGGGGCGCGACTGGGATCGGGGCTGGTGATCCGGCATGGGGCGCCGTTTGTGCGCATTGTCTTCCTCATCGTGGTCTTTGCCATGGTGATGAAATTGCTTTGGGATCAAT
- a CDS encoding response regulator: MKTVLLADDDPLLHRVLGFKLGQQEWQMVSAFDGEEALRLARETRPALIILDGMMPVMDGFATLRELRQDATFAATPVLMLSAKNRDADVVGALDDGANDYLTKPFSPTELLARVAKLVPEEAAA; the protein is encoded by the coding sequence ATGAAGACTGTTTTACTCGCCGATGATGATCCGCTCCTGCATCGTGTACTGGGTTTCAAGCTCGGGCAGCAGGAGTGGCAGATGGTTTCCGCTTTCGATGGTGAAGAAGCCCTGCGTCTGGCCCGCGAAACCCGGCCCGCCCTCATTATTCTGGATGGGATGATGCCGGTGATGGACGGCTTTGCGACGCTAAGGGAACTGCGGCAGGATGCCACCTTTGCGGCCACGCCGGTATTAATGCTCTCCGCCAAGAACCGGGATGCCGATGTCGTCGGCGCACTGGATGATGGGGCGAATGACTATCTTACCAAACCCTTCAGCCCCACAGAGCTGCTGGCCCGGGTGGCCAAGCTGGTGCCGGAGGAGGCCGCTGCATGA